A region from the Cryptosporangium arvum DSM 44712 genome encodes:
- a CDS encoding DUF2252 domain-containing protein, producing the protein MSALPDAEGPRFLSHVFGTWSDPLEVHAAGVALREKTPVSACAVYERRADRPDPVAFVEATNEGRVDDLIALRVGRMVASPFAFLRGSAGLMGADLANTPTSGINAWICGDAHASNFGLYASPERRLVMDVNDFDETVVGPWEWDLKRLAASLVVAGREAGVDEARARVAASDAARTYRAALRELAQMPLLDAYYLTTDEKTIDHFDVDQLGEVFKRIGKKARKNTSQRVVEKFAERAETHHWRFVDAPPILTHVSPATEQAVLDGLEEYAEGCLDDELKALLARYSVTDIAHRVVGLGSVGRRSYIVLLHGNGDDALVLQVKEAGPSALAPYVDATPYAHNGERIVRGQRWMQTVSDILLGWTTVDGRPFLVRQFRDMKGSIDPALLKPNQLDDYARIVGAVLARSHAQSADPRLLTGYVDGATSRTPGGMGFDEAIAAFAVAYADQTEADHEALAAAVRAGRLPAIFEEP; encoded by the coding sequence GTGAGTGCGCTTCCTGACGCCGAAGGCCCGAGATTCCTCAGTCACGTCTTCGGAACCTGGTCCGATCCGCTCGAAGTCCACGCCGCCGGCGTCGCGCTACGGGAGAAAACTCCGGTCAGCGCGTGTGCGGTGTACGAGCGTCGCGCCGACCGGCCCGACCCGGTCGCGTTCGTCGAAGCGACGAACGAAGGCCGGGTGGACGACCTGATCGCGCTGCGCGTCGGCCGCATGGTGGCCTCGCCGTTCGCGTTCCTGCGGGGGAGCGCCGGGCTGATGGGCGCGGACCTCGCCAACACGCCCACCTCCGGCATCAACGCCTGGATCTGCGGTGACGCCCACGCGTCGAACTTCGGGCTCTACGCCTCGCCGGAGCGTCGCCTGGTGATGGACGTGAACGACTTCGACGAGACCGTCGTCGGGCCCTGGGAGTGGGACCTCAAGCGCCTGGCGGCCAGCCTGGTCGTCGCCGGACGCGAGGCCGGCGTGGACGAGGCCCGGGCGCGTGTCGCCGCGTCCGACGCCGCCCGCACCTACCGGGCGGCCCTGCGCGAGCTCGCGCAGATGCCGCTGCTCGACGCCTACTACCTCACCACCGACGAGAAGACGATCGATCATTTCGACGTCGACCAGCTCGGCGAGGTGTTCAAGCGGATCGGCAAGAAGGCGCGCAAGAACACCAGCCAGCGGGTCGTGGAGAAGTTCGCCGAGCGGGCCGAGACCCACCACTGGCGGTTCGTCGACGCCCCGCCGATCCTCACGCACGTCAGCCCGGCCACCGAGCAGGCGGTGCTCGACGGGCTGGAGGAGTACGCCGAGGGCTGCCTGGACGACGAGCTGAAAGCGCTGCTGGCGCGGTACTCGGTGACCGACATCGCGCACCGCGTCGTCGGGCTCGGCAGCGTGGGGCGGCGCAGCTACATCGTGCTGCTGCACGGCAACGGCGACGACGCCCTGGTGCTGCAGGTGAAGGAGGCCGGCCCGTCCGCGCTGGCGCCGTACGTCGACGCGACGCCGTACGCCCACAACGGGGAGCGCATCGTGCGTGGTCAGCGCTGGATGCAGACGGTGAGCGACATCCTGCTCGGCTGGACGACGGTCGACGGGCGGCCGTTCCTGGTCCGCCAGTTCCGGGACATGAAGGGCAGCATCGACCCGGCGCTGCTCAAGCCGAACCAGCTCGACGACTACGCCCGCATCGTCGGGGCGGTACTGGCGCGTTCGCACGCCCAGTCGGCCGATCCGCGCCTGCTCACCGGATACGTGGACGGTGCGACGTCCCGGACGCCGGGTGGCATGGGGTTCGACGAGGCGATCGCGGCGTTCGCGGTCGCGTACGCCGACCAGACCGAGGCCGACCACGAGGCCCTGGCCGCGGCGGTACGCGCCGGGCGCCTCCCGGCGATCTTCGAAGAGCCCTGA
- the nucS gene encoding endonuclease NucS, which produces MRLVIARCSVDYIGRLTAHLPPATRLLLVKSDGSVSIHADDRAYKPLNWMSPPCRLEEQPGAWTVINKAGEQLRITIEEVLHDSTHDLGVDPGLVKDGVEADLQRLLAEHITTLGEGYTLIRREYPTAIGPVDILCRDATGGTVAVEIKRRGEIDGVEQLTRYLELLNRDPLLAPVAGVFAAQQIKPQASVLAADRSIRCVTLNYDALRGIDDSDGKLF; this is translated from the coding sequence GTGCGCCTGGTCATTGCCCGCTGCTCCGTCGACTACATCGGTCGACTCACCGCTCACCTCCCGCCCGCGACACGGCTGCTGCTCGTCAAGTCCGACGGTTCGGTGTCGATCCACGCCGACGACCGGGCCTACAAGCCGCTGAACTGGATGAGCCCGCCGTGCCGGCTGGAGGAACAGCCCGGCGCCTGGACGGTGATCAACAAAGCCGGTGAGCAGCTGCGGATCACGATCGAGGAGGTCCTCCACGACTCCACCCACGATCTCGGCGTCGACCCCGGGCTGGTGAAGGACGGCGTCGAGGCCGATCTGCAGCGACTGCTGGCCGAGCACATCACGACGCTCGGCGAGGGCTACACGCTGATCCGGCGCGAGTACCCGACCGCGATCGGCCCGGTGGACATCCTGTGCCGGGACGCCACCGGGGGCACGGTCGCGGTCGAGATCAAACGGCGGGGCGAGATCGACGGGGTCGAGCAGCTCACCCGCTACCTCGAGCTGCTCAACCGTGATCCGCTGCTCGCACCGGTCGCCGGGGTGTTCGCCGCGCAGCAGATCAAGCCGCAGGCGTCGGTGCTCGCCGCCGACCGCAGCATCCGCTGCGTCACGCTCAACTACGACGCGCTGCGCGGCATCGACGACAGCGACGGCAAGCTGTTCTAG
- a CDS encoding DUF4126 domain-containing protein yields MFEILTGTGLAASSGLNAYIPLLTLGLLSRFTDTVTLPAGWQWLDGGWALVILAVLLTVEMVADKVPIVDSMNDVVQTVVRPTAGGLAFGATTTSDAVTVSDPGSFFSGGAWVPVAVGVVLALVVHAGKATARPAVNAASGGFGAPVVSVLEDAAALGMSLLALLAPILVVVALAALVTFFWWALRKVRARRRRKAERRAIHSQTSLR; encoded by the coding sequence GTGTTCGAAATCCTGACCGGCACCGGGCTCGCCGCCTCCTCCGGTCTCAACGCCTACATCCCGCTGCTGACGCTCGGACTGCTCTCGCGGTTCACCGACACCGTGACGCTGCCGGCCGGCTGGCAGTGGCTCGACGGCGGCTGGGCGCTGGTGATCCTCGCCGTCCTGCTGACCGTCGAGATGGTCGCCGACAAGGTGCCGATCGTCGACTCGATGAACGACGTCGTGCAGACCGTCGTGCGTCCCACCGCGGGCGGGCTCGCGTTCGGCGCCACCACCACGTCGGACGCGGTGACGGTGAGCGACCCGGGCAGCTTCTTCTCCGGGGGAGCGTGGGTGCCGGTCGCCGTCGGTGTCGTGCTGGCGCTCGTCGTGCACGCCGGCAAGGCCACCGCGCGACCGGCGGTGAACGCCGCCAGCGGGGGGTTCGGCGCGCCGGTCGTCAGCGTGCTGGAGGACGCCGCCGCCCTGGGCATGTCGCTGCTGGCGCTCCTGGCGCCGATCCTGGTCGTGGTGGCGCTGGCCGCGCTCGTCACGTTCTTCTGGTGGGCGCTCCGGAAGGTCAGGGCACGACGCCGACGGAAGGCCGAGCGTCGCGCTATACATTCTCAGACTTCACTTAGGTAA
- a CDS encoding arginase family protein → MEIDIISVPFSATGRAGGAAAGPAAVHAQGLIGRIRDALPGGWTPFETTPVTGGERSLIRSSETGLLNEGALASMIDGVADAVSASHIDGHFPLLLGGDNPILLGGLVATGHRAAGAAGLLVLSGRECAWPPDKSPTGLASDCTLGLALLAQTNAVLSNGLSRRLPLVPPGAVAVLGTRDAAELGAAGIPSLSGSILVKSDTDLDVTGASAPVLARHVAEAIEHITRTTDDWWLHVDLSVLSDQALPDPARPLPGGLSWEQLTTMTRAALSTPGLVGWSVTGYDADHDLERANAAHLADHLVGSVGALPVRTALPAGSALDALSTRP, encoded by the coding sequence ATGGAGATCGACATCATCAGCGTGCCGTTCAGCGCTACCGGCAGAGCCGGCGGCGCGGCGGCCGGACCGGCGGCTGTGCACGCCCAAGGACTCATCGGACGGATCCGGGACGCCCTGCCGGGCGGCTGGACACCGTTCGAGACCACTCCGGTCACGGGCGGCGAGCGGTCGCTGATCCGCAGTTCGGAGACCGGCCTGCTGAACGAGGGCGCGCTGGCCTCGATGATCGACGGGGTCGCCGACGCGGTCTCGGCCAGCCACATCGACGGTCACTTCCCCCTGTTGCTCGGCGGCGACAACCCGATCCTGCTCGGCGGGCTCGTCGCCACCGGCCACCGCGCTGCGGGCGCGGCCGGGCTGCTGGTCCTGTCGGGGCGCGAGTGCGCCTGGCCGCCGGACAAGTCACCGACCGGGCTGGCGTCGGACTGCACGCTCGGGCTGGCGCTGCTCGCGCAGACCAACGCCGTGCTCTCCAACGGCCTCTCCCGGCGGTTGCCGCTGGTGCCGCCGGGCGCGGTCGCCGTGCTCGGCACCCGGGACGCCGCCGAACTGGGCGCGGCCGGCATCCCGTCGCTGTCGGGCAGCATCCTGGTCAAGTCGGACACCGACCTCGACGTCACCGGCGCGTCCGCCCCCGTGCTCGCGCGGCACGTGGCCGAGGCGATCGAGCACATCACCCGCACCACCGACGACTGGTGGCTGCACGTCGACCTCAGCGTGCTCTCCGACCAGGCGCTGCCCGACCCCGCCCGCCCGCTCCCCGGTGGGCTGTCCTGGGAGCAGCTCACCACGATGACCCGCGCCGCGCTGAGCACCCCCGGCCTGGTCGGCTGGAGCGTCACCGGCTACGACGCCGACCACGACCTGGAGCGCGCCAACGCGGCCCACCTCGCCGACCACCTGGTCGGCTCGGTGGGCGCACTGCCGGTGCGGACCGCGCTGCCCGCGGGGTCCGCACTGGACGCGCTCTCCACGCGGCCCTAG